Below is a window of Anaeromicrobium sediminis DNA.
CAAGGACTTAAACTAGAAAACTATAGACCTTTAAGAGATGTAGTATTTGATCATTTGAGAAATTCCATATTAAATGGTGAGTTAAAGCCAGGAGAGAGGCTTATGGAGGTTCAATTAGCTCAACAATTGGGAGTGAGTAGAACACCCGTAAGAGAAGCCATAAGAAAGTTAGAATTAGAAGGTCTTGTAGTTATGATTGCCAGAAAAGGAGCCTATGTGGCAGACTTATCTGTAAAGGATATTTTAGATGTAATAGAAGTGAGAAGTGTACTAGAAGGATTAGCCGCATCATTAGCAGCAGTTCGAATGAATGGAGAAGATGTGGACGAATTAAAGGAAATATCTAATAAATTTAAGGCCTGTTTTGAGGCAAAGGATACAGATGGAATGATTGAACATGATAGGAAATTCCATGAGTGTATATTAAAATCTACAAGAAACTCTAAGTTGATTCAAATCAATCAAGGATTACAAGAGCAGATACATAGATTTAGAATTATATACTTTTCCGAATATAGCCAAGCCAAAGGCTTATTATCAGAACATGAACAAATACTAAATGCCATCATAAGAAGAGATCCAATTAAAGCCAAAGAAATTGCAGCAATCCATGTAGAGAACATTGGAAATAGCATAGTAGAAATAGAAAATATTAAAAAAGGGCCAATGAATAGATTATAAGAACCGTGAATTCACGGTTCTTTTTTTGTTTGTATATATTTTATATTACATGCAAATATTACATATATAATGGTGAATCTATAGGGAGGATATGTATGAGTTTCTTTGACGATTTATTTAAAAAAAAGGAAGAACCTATAAAGAATAAGACTAGTTCTGATTACAAGAAAAATGTTGAACAAGTAAAAAAAATATTAGGTGAAAGTAGTGATTTAAGTTCTAGAGAATTTGAAGTGGGTAATACGGGATTAAAGGGAACCGTCATATTTATAGAGGGCCTTGTAAACACAGATATTATAAACCAAGAAATTTTAAGAAATGTTATGCTTTTTTCTAGAAGTGTCAACTCTAAAAAAGACCTTAAAAATGAGCTATTTGAAGTGATAAAAAATAAAACCGTAACATCAGCTGTTATTGTAGAGTTAGAAGATATAGATAAAATAGTTGGAGACCTCATGAATGGTATTGTAGCTATTTTTATAGAAGGAGAAAGTAAAGTACTTATGGTGGAGGCAAAGTCCTGGCCTACAAGGGGCGTAGGAGAGCCTTCTACAGAGAGTATTATACGTGGTCCTTCTGATGGTTTTGTAGAAACCTTAAGATCTAATACGGCACTCATAAGAAGAAGAATAAAAGATCCAACCTTAAGGATACAAGCTATGATTCTAGGAAAAAGATCTAAAACTGATGTGGCCGTAATGTATATTGAAGAAACTGTAGATAAAAGAGTTTTAAAAGAGGTAAAAGAAAGATTAGATAAGATTGATATAGATGCCATACTAGAAAGTGGCTATGTGGAACAATTTATAGAAGATAGTTCCCTATCTCCCTTTCCACAAATTCAATCTACCCAAAGGCCTGATGTGGTAGCAGCAGCACTCTATGATGGGAGAGTAGCTATAGGTATTGACAATACACCATTTGTACTTATAGTACCTGCCACTATAGTAACTTTTTTACAATCACCAGAAGATTATAATGACAGGTTTATATTAACATCATTTTTAAGAATCCTTAGATTTGCATCTTTTTTAGCATCCATATTTATGCCTAGCATATATATTGCCATAACAGCCTATCATCCAGACATGTTGCCAGCGGATTTGGCATTATATGTGGCTGGTAGTCGTATGAATGTGCCTTTTCCACCATTTATTGAAATTTTCATAATGGAAATTACCTTAGAACTTCTACGGGAAGCAGGAGAAAGATTACCATCATCTGTTGGAGGAATTATTGGTATTGTTGGAGGTTTGGTATTAGGCCAAGCTGCTGTAGAGGCGGGAATAGTAAGTCCTCTATTAGTTATTGTAGTGGCAGTAACAGCTATAGCATCTAGTGTTATGCCAAACTATAGTATAAGTGTTGGACTTAGAATATTTAGGTTTACAGTTATGATATTTGCATCCATGTTAGGTCTATATGGAATTGTTTTAGGTGCAATTCTCATATTAACACATTTATGTACTTTAGATAGTTTTGGTATTGCATATCTAACGCCATTTGTATCAACTCAGGGAAGGGCGAGAGACTTTAAAGATTCATTCATAAAAATGCCAATACAATCAATGAAAAAGAGAAGTGCTTATTTACAAAGACAAGATAGCACTAAATTAAATATAAAAGATGGTGGAAAATATGAGGATAAATAATGAGAAAATATCTAGTTTACAGTTTTTAATGATCCTGTGTGGGTCTGTAATTGGAGTGAGCATTTTAGATTTTCCTAGGATTGCCATGGAACAAGTAGGGTCTGACTCTTGGGTACTAATATTAATAGGAACTATAATAATGTATCTAGTGGGAATTTGCATATTTAAAGTCCTAGATAAATATAAGGGACATAATTTTTTTCAAATCCTAAGTGCCATATTAAGTAAACCTCTTAGTGTGGTAATATGTATTTTATTTTCACTACATTTAATGTTTATGTCAGCCATTCAAATTAGAATTTTTACAGAGGTCACAAGGGAATATCTTCTTTATAATACTCCATCTGAGGTTATTATAATAAGTATGCTCCTTACTATTATATTCTTAATAAGAAATGGTATAGAAGTAATTGGCCGTATGGCTCAAATAACATTTCCTGTAGTTAGTGTATTGATTTTGATTCTACTCATTCCTGTAATAAAGGAAATGGATATAACTAATATATTGCCTGTACTTCATACTCCCATAGAAACTATAGTAAAAGCTATACCTAGTGCTATATTCGTATTTGCAGGAATAGAAGTGACCTTTTTATTAAGTTATTTTGTAGTAGATAAGGATAGGCTAAGAAAGAAATACAACATAAGTCTACTCATAATAGGTTGTATATATCTAATAATATTAGTATTTACCATATCTAGATTTGGAATAATGGAAGGAAAACGTATCATATGGCCAGTTCTAGAATTATTTAAGACTATAGATATTCCAGGAAGCTTCATAGAAAATGTAGAAATACTAATGATATCCATCTGGATAGTAGCTGTATTTATTAGTGCATCCGTATGGTATTATGGGGCAATGCGATTAATACGTCTAATATGGCATGAAAAGGGGGCTAAATATTTATTAGTTCCTATAGGAGCAGTTATATACATACTGGCTAACTATTTTAGAAATGTATCTGAAATAATGGATATATTAAATAAATATCTTATGACAGTAGGTATGTTTTTCGTAATAGGACTGCCTGTAATTTTAATTATAGGAGATAGTATAAAGAAAAGGGGAGGTTCTTCTCATGATTAAAAGGGTCTCTGTTCTCATATTAATATGTATCCTAATGACTGGTTGTTGGGATAAGGTTGAAATAAATAAAAGGGCATTTGTGTCTATGGTGGGTATAGATAAAGTACCTGTGGAAGATGATACAGAAAAACCTGAGGAAGGTAAGACAAAAAGTGAATACATAGTTACTATAGCCTATCCAAATGCAGGACTCATAGCTGGAAAAGACGGAGAGGAAAGTAAGTATGTGTATACGTCTAAGGGAGTAAATGTAGCAGAAATAATAGATGAATTTAACACTAGATTAGAAAAAACTTTATTTCTTAGACATGCAAAGATAATAATTTTAGGGAAAGAACTAATGAAAGATCCTAAGGCCTTTAGAGAAGTGCTAGATTATATAGAAAGAAGTCCTAAAATAGGAAGGCAACTTCATATTATGATAGGAGATAAAAATCCTGATGAATTATTAAAAACTCCTGTAAAAGATGAACCCATAGTAGGATCTCTCATAAGAGAAGTAATGAACGAAAATAGAAGAACTGCCAAGGTGACCCATTCTAATCTAGAATATATACTTAAGTCATTACAAGAAAGTAATTGTGCCATAATTGCTAAGGTTACCCCTTTTGAGGATGAGTATAAAGTATCTGGGTCTGGAATAATAAAGGATTACAAATTGATAGGTGAATTAAATGAAGCAGACAGTAGAAATTTAATGTACCTATTTAATAAGGTTCAAAATAGTATAGTAAAGGTGGAACTAAATAATCAAATAGTTCCTATAGAAATAATGAGATCTGATACAAAGCTAAAGGTAGAAGAAGAAAATAATAGCTTGGTAGCTAAATTCACCATAAACTCAGAGGCTCGAATAGCAAGCCATTTATTTGACCTTAGTGATGAAGATATGGATGATCATTACATAAAAGAGGTGGAAAAACTAGGTGAAAAGCGGTTAGAAGAGGAAATAAGTAGAACTTACAATGTGATTAAAAACGACTACAATGTGGATCTATTACAGATTAATGAGAGAATAAGAAAGTTTAATCCTAAATTATGGGACAAAATAAGTAAGGATTGGGATAGTATCTATGGAAATACAAAGGTAGTAATTGAAAGTAATTTAAAGGTAAGAACTATGGGCGTGATAAAATAGGTCATATACCTGGAAATTGAAATTGGGCAAAAATAACAAGGAAAAAAATATATAATATAGTTTAAAAATCCCCCTATTTGTTAATACTGATAATATGAAAAAATATTAGCAATGGGGGAATTATTATTATGAATAAAAAATTTATGGGTATCATTTTATTTTGTGGAATAATATTATTTACTAGTTTTATGTCTATAGGAAAAATTTATGAAAATCAAAAGGCTTATAAAAATGAATTAATAAGATTTCATGTTATAGCCAATAGTGATTCACCAAAGGATCAAGCTTTAAAATTGAAAGTAAGAGATGAAGTTATAAAAAAATTAAATCCTCAATTTGAAAAGTCAAAGAGTCTAGATGAAAGTAGAGAAATAATAAAGAGAAATCTAGGTCTTATAGAAGAAGTAGCAGGAACAGTAATTGCATCAAATGGATATGATTATGATGTTAAGGCTAACTTAGGAGAAGTTAATTTTCCAACTAAAAATTATGGAAGCATTACCTTACCAGCTGGAGAGTATGAAGCACTAAGAGTAGTTATAGGAGATGGCGATGGAGCTAATTGGTGGTGTGTTTTATTCCCACCCCTATGTTTCATAGATATGGAAAATGGACTTACAGATGAAAGAACTAAAGAAGAAATGAAGAGTGTTTTAACTAAAGAAGAATTCAACATGATATATACGGAGAAAAAGCAAGAGTTTCCTCTTAAATTAAAATTTAAAATAGTGGAAGTATTAGAGGATGCTAAGGAAAAAATAAATAATAAATTAGTAATGAAGTAAAGTCAATCATAAGGATTGGCTTTTTCTTTTTAATTATGTCTTATAGTGTGAATAATTAAATATAACCTGTTGAAAACTAATAATGTGAATTTGTAGAAAGGGAGAGTTTGGTATGAATAAAAAGTATAGCAGAATTCTATTATTGATTTTAGTTATGGCAATTATAATAGGAATACTGAACATGACCATGGCAGAAACCTTATACTGGGGAGCCAGGGGAGAAACTGTAAAAGTTCTACAGGACAAATTGAAACGATGGGGTTATATGGATGGTAATGTGGATGGTATCTATGGACCACAAACCTATAGGGCTGTTGTAAAGTTTCAAAAAAAGCATGGCCTAGTGGCAGATGGAGTAGTAGGAAGTAAGACGGCACAAAAACTGGGGTTAACCCTAAAAAAGAGTACTACCACAGCTAAAGCCAAGGCTAAAACCACAAGCACACAGAAAAATAGTAAGAGTATGGGATATAGGGATAATGAAGTACAACTTTTAGCTAAAGCTATAAATGGAGAAGCAAGGGGAGAACCTTATACAGGTCAAGTGGCTGTAGGGGCAGTTATTTTAAATAGGGTAAAGCATGCTTCTTTTCCAAATACCATAGCAGGAGTAATATATCAACCAGGAGCTTTTGAGGCCGTAGCAAATGGACAAGTAAATGCAAAATTAGTTGAAAGTTCCGTAAAGGCAGCAAGGGATGCATTAAATGGTTGGGACCCTACAGGTGGTTGTAGATACTACTGGAATCCAGCCACTGCAACTAGCAA
It encodes the following:
- the spoIIR gene encoding stage II sporulation protein R; translation: MNKKFMGIILFCGIILFTSFMSIGKIYENQKAYKNELIRFHVIANSDSPKDQALKLKVRDEVIKKLNPQFEKSKSLDESREIIKRNLGLIEEVAGTVIASNGYDYDVKANLGEVNFPTKNYGSITLPAGEYEALRVVIGDGDGANWWCVLFPPLCFIDMENGLTDERTKEEMKSVLTKEEFNMIYTEKKQEFPLKLKFKIVEVLEDAKEKINNKLVMK
- a CDS encoding GntR family transcriptional regulator, encoding MDFNGFQGLKLENYRPLRDVVFDHLRNSILNGELKPGERLMEVQLAQQLGVSRTPVREAIRKLELEGLVVMIARKGAYVADLSVKDILDVIEVRSVLEGLAASLAAVRMNGEDVDELKEISNKFKACFEAKDTDGMIEHDRKFHECILKSTRNSKLIQINQGLQEQIHRFRIIYFSEYSQAKGLLSEHEQILNAIIRRDPIKAKEIAAIHVENIGNSIVEIENIKKGPMNRL
- the sleB gene encoding spore cortex-lytic enzyme, with the translated sequence MNKKYSRILLLILVMAIIIGILNMTMAETLYWGARGETVKVLQDKLKRWGYMDGNVDGIYGPQTYRAVVKFQKKHGLVADGVVGSKTAQKLGLTLKKSTTTAKAKAKTTSTQKNSKSMGYRDNEVQLLAKAINGEARGEPYTGQVAVGAVILNRVKHASFPNTIAGVIYQPGAFEAVANGQVNAKLVESSVKAARDALNGWDPTGGCRYYWNPATATSKWIWSRKVEKKIGKHWFGN
- a CDS encoding Ger(x)C family spore germination protein, giving the protein MIKRVSVLILICILMTGCWDKVEINKRAFVSMVGIDKVPVEDDTEKPEEGKTKSEYIVTIAYPNAGLIAGKDGEESKYVYTSKGVNVAEIIDEFNTRLEKTLFLRHAKIIILGKELMKDPKAFREVLDYIERSPKIGRQLHIMIGDKNPDELLKTPVKDEPIVGSLIREVMNENRRTAKVTHSNLEYILKSLQESNCAIIAKVTPFEDEYKVSGSGIIKDYKLIGELNEADSRNLMYLFNKVQNSIVKVELNNQIVPIEIMRSDTKLKVEEENNSLVAKFTINSEARIASHLFDLSDEDMDDHYIKEVEKLGEKRLEEEISRTYNVIKNDYNVDLLQINERIRKFNPKLWDKISKDWDSIYGNTKVVIESNLKVRTMGVIK
- a CDS encoding spore germination protein, translated to MSFFDDLFKKKEEPIKNKTSSDYKKNVEQVKKILGESSDLSSREFEVGNTGLKGTVIFIEGLVNTDIINQEILRNVMLFSRSVNSKKDLKNELFEVIKNKTVTSAVIVELEDIDKIVGDLMNGIVAIFIEGESKVLMVEAKSWPTRGVGEPSTESIIRGPSDGFVETLRSNTALIRRRIKDPTLRIQAMILGKRSKTDVAVMYIEETVDKRVLKEVKERLDKIDIDAILESGYVEQFIEDSSLSPFPQIQSTQRPDVVAAALYDGRVAIGIDNTPFVLIVPATIVTFLQSPEDYNDRFILTSFLRILRFASFLASIFMPSIYIAITAYHPDMLPADLALYVAGSRMNVPFPPFIEIFIMEITLELLREAGERLPSSVGGIIGIVGGLVLGQAAVEAGIVSPLLVIVVAVTAIASSVMPNYSISVGLRIFRFTVMIFASMLGLYGIVLGAILILTHLCTLDSFGIAYLTPFVSTQGRARDFKDSFIKMPIQSMKKRSAYLQRQDSTKLNIKDGGKYEDK
- a CDS encoding GerAB/ArcD/ProY family transporter: MRINNEKISSLQFLMILCGSVIGVSILDFPRIAMEQVGSDSWVLILIGTIIMYLVGICIFKVLDKYKGHNFFQILSAILSKPLSVVICILFSLHLMFMSAIQIRIFTEVTREYLLYNTPSEVIIISMLLTIIFLIRNGIEVIGRMAQITFPVVSVLILILLIPVIKEMDITNILPVLHTPIETIVKAIPSAIFVFAGIEVTFLLSYFVVDKDRLRKKYNISLLIIGCIYLIILVFTISRFGIMEGKRIIWPVLELFKTIDIPGSFIENVEILMISIWIVAVFISASVWYYGAMRLIRLIWHEKGAKYLLVPIGAVIYILANYFRNVSEIMDILNKYLMTVGMFFVIGLPVILIIGDSIKKRGGSSHD